The proteins below are encoded in one region of Ferroplasma acidiphilum:
- a CDS encoding RDD family protein yields MAKTNSQVEVATFYQRIFAYLIDLTLLICITSFILYPLHKQFELFDLVEVYSYGTKGITTSYADKLLISSMIFVIVSFVYFFFEIYGNLSLGNRLVHGKIVLLKTDNSYISKTLIRTAIKAFPITNIVDSLSLLRKRERPQKFTEQALHIFYIDNAKKKHLYDYILISAILYYLPLFTISIITLMIGKTYFSGGSGSIAPYHNPTFNQLNNILIGNNTSYDLQLELGGLFLLIPTIFVLYTSSLLEGSVMGMALLGNKYTFVDKVLPQFFPETFAYVLGIAFAMCVVTIVTSFIENYTKGISYKEFQNILKAETSMFVFYFATSMFLIFIAANIESYVLG; encoded by the coding sequence ATGGCGAAGACAAATTCCCAAGTTGAAGTAGCAACTTTCTACCAAAGGATATTTGCATATCTTATAGATTTAACTCTTTTAATTTGCATAACATCATTTATTCTTTATCCTTTACATAAGCAGTTTGAGCTTTTTGATTTAGTGGAAGTTTATTCCTATGGCACTAAAGGAATTACCACATCATATGCTGATAAATTACTGATTTCATCTATGATATTTGTTATTGTTTCGTTTGTATATTTCTTTTTTGAAATATATGGAAATCTCTCATTGGGGAATAGACTTGTCCATGGCAAAATAGTTTTATTGAAAACGGATAATAGCTATATAAGCAAAACACTAATTAGAACGGCTATCAAAGCGTTTCCTATAACAAATATAGTAGACTCCCTGAGTTTGCTAAGAAAAAGAGAAAGACCACAAAAATTTACTGAACAGGCATTACATATATTTTATATTGATAATGCTAAAAAGAAGCATCTATATGATTATATACTTATATCGGCAATATTGTATTACCTTCCATTATTCACCATATCTATCATAACTTTAATGATTGGTAAAACGTATTTTTCAGGTGGTTCTGGCTCCATAGCACCCTATCACAACCCCACATTTAATCAATTAAATAATATATTAATTGGGAATAACACGTCGTATGATCTCCAATTAGAACTTGGCGGGCTTTTCTTATTAATACCTACGATTTTTGTATTATACACCTCCTCACTACTGGAAGGGTCTGTAATGGGTATGGCACTTCTTGGAAATAAATACACTTTTGTGGATAAAGTTCTTCCACAATTTTTTCCGGAGACCTTTGCATATGTTTTAGGAATAGCATTTGCAATGTGTGTGGTTACAATTGTAACAAGTTTTATAGAGAATTATACCAAAGGAATTAGTTATAAAGAGTTTCAAAATATTTTAAAAGCAGAGACATCAATGTTTGTATTTTACTTTGCCACTTCTATGTTTCTCATATTTATTGCTGCTAATATAGAATCTTACGTGTTAGGTTAA
- a CDS encoding M48 family metallopeptidase, translated as MIWLITLTGSEFVAFILVFLGYLIDRKDKGITATFAEYLKFNSYGPLIVLILFFMFVSGYYIMTHTYIDTLIYINIVLIIFILLVLLQPISNIKYNRIPSIENNEDTKIQSILKVFRDYNITPHIKIIDTNSVKIANGYQSDKYYIYITSYLLSNLSESELEAVVAHEIGHLVMKHNLKHFLISWLALVFGINAFLLSFIEKKFYILIPIAIIFLYIFATLILPLLQRSDEVKADLFACKAVGADTVKSALVSIDNLNKTPLKFSPKYMYTFSLTLSHPSTTVRIKKINEWSQKHGEDKFPS; from the coding sequence TTGATATGGTTAATAACTCTTACGGGTTCAGAATTTGTAGCATTTATTCTTGTTTTTTTAGGATACCTTATTGACAGGAAAGATAAAGGTATAACAGCAACATTTGCTGAATATCTAAAATTCAATAGTTATGGTCCACTAATAGTGCTTATATTATTTTTTATGTTTGTTTCTGGATATTATATTATGACTCACACATATATTGATACTTTAATATACATAAATATAGTATTAATTATATTCATACTCCTGGTTCTATTACAGCCAATCTCTAATATAAAATATAATAGAATTCCATCAATAGAAAACAATGAAGACACAAAAATACAGTCAATACTTAAGGTTTTTCGGGATTATAACATAACACCTCACATAAAAATAATAGATACAAACAGCGTTAAAATAGCTAATGGATACCAATCAGATAAATATTATATTTATATTACAAGCTATCTGCTTTCAAACTTATCAGAGTCAGAATTAGAAGCTGTTGTTGCACACGAAATAGGGCATTTAGTTATGAAACATAATTTAAAACATTTTTTGATTAGCTGGTTGGCACTGGTATTTGGCATTAACGCTTTCCTGCTTTCATTCATTGAAAAAAAATTTTATATACTGATTCCTATAGCAATTATTTTCCTTTATATTTTCGCCACATTAATACTTCCACTACTACAGCGCAGCGATGAGGTAAAAGCCGATCTATTTGCCTGTAAAGCTGTAGGGGCAGATACTGTAAAATCAGCTCTCGTAAGTATAGATAACCTTAATAAAACCCCGTTAAAGTTTAGCCCGAAGTATATGTATACCTTTTCTTTAACTCTCAGTCATCCATCTACCACTGTCAGAATAAAGAAAATTAATGAATGGAGTCAAAAGCATGGCGAAGACAAATTCCCAAGTTGA